In Pseudomonas sp. LRP2-20, the genomic window TGATTTCGCCAAGGCCGGCCTGGGCGATCACGCCTGCGCCATAGAAGGCAATCATGTACAGCGCCAGCAGGCGCCCACGGATCTTCGCGTCACCGGCCAGCAGCAGCCAGCTTTCGATCACCAGGAACACGCCGACTGCGGCCCAGCCATTGATCAGGCGCAGCACCGACCACCAGGTGGCGTCGTAGAACAGCCCCTGCAGCAGAATGGTCGCGGCGATCAGCGAGGCGAAGCTGGTGTAGGCACGGATATGGCCGATGCGCAGGATCAGCCGGTCGTTGAAGATGGCGCCGAGGGTCAGGCCGATGAAGTAGGTCGACGAGACGATACCGATGGTCGTTGCCGATTCGCCGGCAGCGTCCAGGCGCAGGGTGGTAAGGGAAGACATGAAGCCGTTGCCCAGGGCAATGATGAACAGCCCGAGCAGGGGCGCCAGCGCCATGGCCAGCAAACGCGCAGACATAGGTACCTCAAGTTGGAGTGGCGATTCAAGGAGCGCCTCTTCGAACGCGCACGCCAAACGGCCCCCTAGAGGGCCGATATAAGTGCACGGGTGTGCCTGGGCTGGATGCGACCTGGGCAAGACTCAACCGCTGGACCCTGGAAGAGCTGGGCCGGGCGGGGTGGGTTGAGCCTATTTCACATGGGCGCCATGTGTTCAGGCCTGGACTCTGTCGTTGCTGCCGGTTGCCACCGTTTCAAGGCGACGGGCGAAAAGGAAGCGCGATTCTACGGGTTGTGATCGATTTGCCCAAGAGGTCAAGGCCTGCGACGAGACGACGCAGGGCGGCATGCGACAGCTTTGTGCCTGGACCCGACATCGCCGGGGCTGCGTTGCAGCCCTTTCGCGGGTAAACCCGCTGCCACAGGCAAGCTACTGGTCTCAGGCATTGTGTAGTATCCGTGGGAGCGGGTTTACCCGCGAAGAGGCCAGTGCAGGCAGCTACTGAAACAGCCGATAATGCCGCCACCCTCAGCAAGGAAGACCCGCCCTATGCTCGCTTCGCTGTTCGCCGTCCTCGCCCCCGTCTTCATCGTCGCCGGCATCGGCTACGCCTGGGCCCGCAAGGGCCTCGATTACCCCACTGAATTCATCGCCCGCATGGTCATGACCGTCGGCACACCGTCGCTGGTGCTGTCGACCCTGAGCCGCACCGAACTGGATGCCACGGCGTTCAGCAGCATGGCCCTGGCTTGCCTGCTGTGCGCCGTGGGCATGGCCGTGGCCGGGCTGCTGGTGTGCCGCATCTCGGGTCAGCACTGGCGGGTATTGTTGCCGGCATTCATGTTCCCCAACACCGGCAACATGGGCCTGCCGATCAGCCTGTATGCCTTCGGCGAGCATGGCCTGGCCCTGGCCGTGGCGTTCTTCCTGACCCTGTCGATCGTGCAGTTCACCCTGGGCATGGCCATCTCCGGTACGGTTGCCTCGTTCAAGGCATTGCTGCGCAACCCCATCGTCATCAGCCTGGCCGGTGCCATGCCGATCATCTTCCTCGACTTCGAATTGCCGCGCTGGCTGGCCAATACCGCCGACCTGCTGGGTGGCATGACGATCCCGCTGATGCTGCTGACCCTGGGCGTGTCGCTGGCCAGCATTCGCCCGCAGCATATCGGCGGCGGCCTGCTGCTCGGCGGCGCGCGCATCGTGCTGGGGGCGGCGGTCGGTTGGGCGGTGGGCGCTGCGCTGGGCATGCAAGCGATGGAGCGGGCGGTGCTGATGGTGCAGTCGGCGATGCCGGTGGCGGTGTTCAATTACCTGATGGCGGTCAGGGCCAACCGGCAGCCGGAGCAGGTGGCCAACCTGGTGATGTGTTCGACCGTGCTGTCGTTCGTCTGGCTGCCGGTGGTACTGGCCTGGTGGATGTGAACCTGCACCGGCCGTTTCGCGGTTTCGCCCGCGAAAGGGCCGCTACAGGGCAATATTATTTGTCGAACAGGCGCTCGTGCACCCAACCCTGGTTGGTCAGCACCATCACCCGCTTCTCCCTGGCCGGCGTGTCATTGGTCGCCACGGCTTTGCCCAGGTCACGGATATTGGCCCTGACTTGGTCATTGGCCGCCCAATCCGGCAAGCCGGTGACTTTGTAGGCATAGGTCACATCGGCAACGGTGCGCCCCATCATCTGTCCCGGTTCGCTGAACTGCTCGATCGCCGTCACCTCGGCCTTGCCGAAACACAGCCCGCCGCGGGTCTGGCCGTTGAGCAGCTTCTGGGCATCGGCCTTGTAGTACTTGCGACCCTCATCGGTAAGGTCGTAGGCGTAGTAGATGTCGGTGCGCGCCGGTTGCCACAGGCGCTCCGGCACCTCGACGCGGGAGATTTCCTTCTCGCTGACGATGCCGACCCTGGCCAGCGCATGCAGCGCCTTGTTGGTGCCGGTGACGTCGAAGTCCTGGGTCTTGGCAGGGAAGTCGGCGACCACGAAACAGTGCGGGTACTGCGTGTCGAGGTAGGCCTGGGCCGCCTTGTGGAAATTGGCCTCGCTGGCGTCCTTGGTGTCCGAGCAGCCTGCCAGGGTGGCCAGCAACGCCAGCGGTACGATCTTCCTGTACATGATGAAACGTCCTTGGATTGCGAAGTTAAGCCGGAGGGCGGCATTAAAACCCACGGGCTAGAGCGGCGCAATCGTGGCAGTACGGCATCTGGACAGGGTTCACAAAGCGCCAGTCAATGGTGCCCTTGCGGCTCCCGGGTATCGATGCTCACCACCACCGACATCCCCGGGCGCAAGCGCGCCGCTGCGGGCTGATCGGGGTCGACGGTGATGCGCACCGGAATGCGCTGGGCGATCTTGACGAAGTTGCCGGTGGCATTGTCGGCCTGCAGCAAGGCGAACTCCGAGCCGGTGGCCGGCGAAATCTGCTGCACATGGCCATACAGTTTGAGGTGGTTCAAGGCATCGACGGTGAAGGTCGCCGGCTGGCCGATGCGCACGTCGGCCATCTGGGTTTCCTTCATGTTGGCGATCACCCACAGGGTATCGGGCACCAGCGCCATCAGCTGTGCACCGGAATTGACGTACGCGCCCAGGCGCGTGCCGATCTGCCCCAGCTGGCCGTCACGCGGGGCGGTGACGCGGGTGTTGTCGAGGTCGATGCGGGCCAGTTCGACGGCGGCCTTGGCGTTCTGTACCGAGGCCTCCAGCGAGGCGCGGTTGACGATGACCGTCTCACGGTCCTGGCGGGCGATTTCCAGCGCGGCCTTGGCCTGGGCCAGGCTGGCGACGGCAGCGGCCTCGCTGGCGCGGGCCAGGTCGAGCGAGCTGCGCGACACCGAACCATCGCTGACCAGCGCCTGGTTGCGGCTGAGGTCGGCCTTGGCTTTGGTCGCCTGGGCCGAGGCATCGCCGATGGCTGCCTGGCGTTGGGCAATGGTGGCCTCGGCGCTGTTGCGCTGCTGCAGGTTGTTGGCCAGCGCCGCCTGCTGCTGTTGCAGCTGGGCGATGGCCTGGGCCAGGCGCTGCTTGTAGATGCGGTCGTCCAGCTGCACCAGCAGGTCGCCGGCCTTGACGAACTGGAAGTCATGCACCGGCACGTCGACGACATAGCCACTGAGCTGCGGGCCGATGATCGTCACCTGGCCGCGCACCAGGGCGTTTTCGGTGCTTTCGATGGTGCTGCTGAACGGCGGCAGGTTCCAGGCGTAGAGCACCAGCAGGATGCCGGCCAGGGCCACGCAGGCAAAGCTGATCGAAGACAGGATGCGCACCCGCCGCGTGCGCACCGGGCTGGTCGGTTCGCTGGGTGGCGTGCTGCCTTCCGGGGTTTCGGCAATGGCGGTGGTGGTTGTGCTGCGGGTTTCTTCGGTCATCGGCTGGCAGTACCGCTGGTGGAGTCGGATGAAGCAGCCTGGCGGGCGACATACCACAGCCAGGAGCCGCGAATGGTAATCCAGATCATGGTCAGCACGGCGATGCTGCCGATCAGCACGAACACATCGTTGTAGGCCATCACGTTGGCCTCGCGGGTGGCGGCGCTGGCCAGCACGCGCAGGCCCGCCTCGCTGCGCAATGCCGGGTCGGCGAGAAGCCCGGCGTAACCGGCGCCGCCACTTTGCACACGGGCATTGACCAGCGGTTCGAGGTAGCTGAGGCGGTCCATCAGGTGGCTGGAATGGAATTTCTCGCGCCAGGTCTGGAAGGTGCCCAGCAGCGCCGCGCCGATCAGCCCGCCGAGGTTGTTGCAGATGCCGAACAGCACCGAGAAGCTCACCAGGTTGCGCGGGTTGGCGCGCACGTGGCTGATGCCCAGGGCCATCGACGGGCCGAGGAAGAAGGTGCTGCCGAAGGCCAGCAGGAACTGGCTGAGGTACATCTGCGCGGGGCGCGTGAGGTTGCTCGAACTGCTGTCCATGAACGCCCCGGTGGCCATCGCCAGCAGCGAGATGAACAGCGGGATCACCAGGTGCTTGGGGTCGATGGTCAGCGCACTGCTGGCCAGGCCTGCCACGGCGCCGAGCAGCATGATCCAGTACAGCGAGCGCATCTGCTCGCTGCCCATGTTCAACACTTGCAGAAAGCCCACCGCGCCGGTGGATTGTTCCGAGGTGACCATGCGGATCAGTATCACGCACAGGCCCAGGCGGATGATCGCGCCACTGCCCAGCCAGCGTGTCATCAGCAGCGGGTTCTGGCGGTTGTGCTCGATGGCCAGGCCGGTGAGTATCAAGGCAATGGAACAGGCCAGGGCGATGCCGATCCAGGGGGCCTCCAGCCACCAGTCGATGCGCCCAAGCGACAGTGCGGCGCAGAGCAGGGCGACGCCGCTGGCCATCAGGGTAAAGGTGAGAAAGTCCAGCGGCTCGAAGGTCTTGAAGCGGTCACCAGGGGGCAGCTTGAGCAGCAGCACGCAGCCCAGTGCGGCCAGCGCCAGGCCCAGTTCGAACAGGTACAGGCCGCGCCATTCGGCGATCTGCAGCAGGTCTTCGGAGAATATCCGCGCCAGCGGCAGGGCCAGTTGCGAAGCGCCAAGGCCCAGCACCATGGCTTTGAGCCGCCAACGTTCGGGGAATGCTTGGATCATGTAGTACAGGCCCAGCGAGCTGAGCGCCGCGCCGACCATGCCGTGGGCGGCGCGCACGGCGATGGCCGAGTTGAGGTCGTTGACCAGCAGGTGGGCGAAGGTGACCAGGGCATACAGCACCAGGAACACTTCGGTGAAGGCGCGCAGGCCGAACTGCTGGCGGAACTTGACCAGCAGCAGGTTGATCGACACGTTGGTCATCACATAGGCCGCCGGCAGCCAGGCCATCTCGGCGCTGGTCGCGCCCAGCGCGCCCTGCAGGAACACCAGGTTGGCGGTGACCAGTGCGTTACCCAGGCCACCGGTTATCGCCACCAGCAGGCCGACCACGCCATACGCCAGGCGCTTGGCCGGCGTATGCAGGGGCGTGGAAGGGGAGCCGGGGAGGCTGGGCTTCTCGTGCGGGAGCCACTGGCGCGGGGTGTATTTGTCCATGGGGCTGACTGTACTTGAGGGGGGATGGGTGTGGGAACAGGTGTTCGCCTTGAGATTTATTGCGCCTGGGAGATCGAGCGCCGCCCGCGCGGCGCATCGCGAGCTGCGCTCGCTCCTACGTTTGTTTCTGGCCAGTAACGCCTGTGACAGGCGCGCGCGACCGCCTTGTTGGTCCGACGCGGTATCGCGTCATGCGCCAAGGCGTTCGCGCGCAAATCCCCGAGAAA contains:
- a CDS encoding AEC family transporter, with the protein product MLASLFAVLAPVFIVAGIGYAWARKGLDYPTEFIARMVMTVGTPSLVLSTLSRTELDATAFSSMALACLLCAVGMAVAGLLVCRISGQHWRVLLPAFMFPNTGNMGLPISLYAFGEHGLALAVAFFLTLSIVQFTLGMAISGTVASFKALLRNPIVISLAGAMPIIFLDFELPRWLANTADLLGGMTIPLMLLTLGVSLASIRPQHIGGGLLLGGARIVLGAAVGWAVGAALGMQAMERAVLMVQSAMPVAVFNYLMAVRANRQPEQVANLVMCSTVLSFVWLPVVLAWWM
- a CDS encoding HlyD family secretion protein, encoding MTEETRSTTTTAIAETPEGSTPPSEPTSPVRTRRVRILSSISFACVALAGILLVLYAWNLPPFSSTIESTENALVRGQVTIIGPQLSGYVVDVPVHDFQFVKAGDLLVQLDDRIYKQRLAQAIAQLQQQQAALANNLQQRNSAEATIAQRQAAIGDASAQATKAKADLSRNQALVSDGSVSRSSLDLARASEAAAVASLAQAKAALEIARQDRETVIVNRASLEASVQNAKAAVELARIDLDNTRVTAPRDGQLGQIGTRLGAYVNSGAQLMALVPDTLWVIANMKETQMADVRIGQPATFTVDALNHLKLYGHVQQISPATGSEFALLQADNATGNFVKIAQRIPVRITVDPDQPAAARLRPGMSVVVSIDTREPQGHH
- a CDS encoding MFS transporter, whose translation is MDKYTPRQWLPHEKPSLPGSPSTPLHTPAKRLAYGVVGLLVAITGGLGNALVTANLVFLQGALGATSAEMAWLPAAYVMTNVSINLLLVKFRQQFGLRAFTEVFLVLYALVTFAHLLVNDLNSAIAVRAAHGMVGAALSSLGLYYMIQAFPERWRLKAMVLGLGASQLALPLARIFSEDLLQIAEWRGLYLFELGLALAALGCVLLLKLPPGDRFKTFEPLDFLTFTLMASGVALLCAALSLGRIDWWLEAPWIGIALACSIALILTGLAIEHNRQNPLLMTRWLGSGAIIRLGLCVILIRMVTSEQSTGAVGFLQVLNMGSEQMRSLYWIMLLGAVAGLASSALTIDPKHLVIPLFISLLAMATGAFMDSSSSNLTRPAQMYLSQFLLAFGSTFFLGPSMALGISHVRANPRNLVSFSVLFGICNNLGGLIGAALLGTFQTWREKFHSSHLMDRLSYLEPLVNARVQSGGAGYAGLLADPALRSEAGLRVLASAATREANVMAYNDVFVLIGSIAVLTMIWITIRGSWLWYVARQAASSDSTSGTASR